In Dryobates pubescens isolate bDryPub1 chromosome 6, bDryPub1.pri, whole genome shotgun sequence, a genomic segment contains:
- the MCFD2 gene encoding multiple coagulation factor deficiency protein 2, producing the protein MAQRIFRICFLFCILAAFFISALTEEHVGESQHTNIRLDKNLVQDKDHIMEHLEGVIEKPESEMSPHELQLHYFKMHDYDGNNLLDGLELATAISHVHKEEGGEHTQAMKEEELISLIDDVLRDDDKNNDGYIDYAEFAKSLE; encoded by the exons ATGGCCCAAAGGATATTTAGAATATGTTTCCTGTTTTGCATTCTGGCTGCATTCTTCATCTCTGCCCTAACTGAAGAACACGTAGGAGAGAGTCAACATACAAATATTCGTCTTGATAAGAACTTGGTACAAGATAAAGA CCACATCATGGAACATTTGGAAGGTGTTATTGAGAAACCAGAATCTGAGATGTCTCCACACGAGTTGCAGCTTCATTACTTCAAAATGCATGATTATGATGGCAATAATTTGTTAGATGGGTTAGAGCTTGCTACTGCTATATCACATGTCCACAAAGAG gAAGGTGGTGAACATACCCAGGCAATGAAAGAAGAGGAGTTGATTAGTCTGATAGATGATGTCTTAAGAGATGATGATAAGAACAATGATGGATATATTGACTATGCAGAATTTGCAAAATCACTGGAATAA